The following are from one region of the Lacinutrix sp. Bg11-31 genome:
- the rpsU gene encoding 30S ribosomal protein S21 produces MLRIEIKDGENIERALKRYKRKHRNIKVMQNLREGQHFTKPSVTRRRQIQKAAYIQGLRDAENV; encoded by the coding sequence ATGTTAAGAATAGAAATTAAAGACGGAGAAAATATAGAAAGAGCTTTAAAACGTTACAAAAGAAAACACCGTAACATTAAAGTAATGCAGAACTTAAGAGAAGGTCAACACTTCACTAAGCCTTCTGTAACACGTCGTCGTCAAATTCAAAAAGCAGCTTACATCCAAGGATTAAGAGACGCAGAAAACGTATAA
- a CDS encoding AsmA-like C-terminal region-containing protein has product MKKILKITGISLLIIVILLLVAPFIFQSQIKDMVRNFINNSVNANVEFADVSLSFLSSFPQANVTVDDLKITNFEPFKDETLASVKSLSFDMSIKELFKKADEGPIVVNSIYINEALINLKINKFGDANYDITKTKENIDINTEKSEGFTLNIEDYAITKSVLTYLDEGSNTKLHVTELDHSGSGTFSESVSKLNTKSEANVTLSLDNTEYLSNNSVKLDALIDLDLKNSKYTFKENKGLINDLPLEFSGYVQLVEGGQNIDIAFENPGSSFKDFLAVIPKVYSKNISDVETSGNFKVSGKIKGLVTEKTIPTLDINIVSNNASFKYPDLPKRVENISINAAIKNTTGNVDDTFLDLKTLNFKIDEDEFKSSVVIKNLTKNMLVNANIDGVLNLANITKAYPVTLKNELSGIIKTKLNTNFDMNAIETNAYDRIKNNGNISVNDFVFSSVDIVNPLNISQANVSFKPGTVTLENFKATTGKTDLNATGTINNLLGFLLSDKKLKGDFNVISNNFLVSDFMVEGGSDRPVNQSTEPNDALKIPAFMDCSITVDAKTVVYDNLTLTNVKGKLLIKDETANLQNVTSDLLGGKLNMTGLVDTKSKTPTFNMDLGMSNFDISQSFKDLDMLENLAPIAKVLQGKLNSAITLSGTLGDDFTPLMSSISGGALAELLTTKVEPKNAPLFDALTSKLSFIDFDKLDLKDLKTALKFENGRVTLSPFNINYKDIDVTVAGNHGFDKSMDYNVIFNVPAKYLGGEVNRLIGKINDNEVNKISIPITANLTGSFTSPKVQTDLTSGVKNLTTQLIEIEKQKLLNNGKDKIKDLLGINGGNQTTNGSTNTQTGSPVKNVINDIFSSGNTPSTNPSAPTDSTKQPVNVVKDVLGGLFGKSKKKKDTIKQ; this is encoded by the coding sequence ATGAAAAAAATATTAAAGATTACAGGTATCTCTCTATTAATTATAGTTATACTTTTATTAGTTGCTCCTTTTATTTTTCAAAGTCAGATAAAAGACATGGTTCGCAACTTTATTAATAATAGCGTAAATGCTAATGTTGAATTTGCAGATGTTAGCTTAAGCTTTTTAAGCAGCTTTCCACAAGCCAATGTTACAGTCGACGATCTTAAAATCACCAATTTCGAACCTTTTAAAGATGAAACTCTAGCGAGCGTAAAATCGCTATCTTTCGATATGTCTATTAAAGAACTCTTTAAAAAGGCAGATGAAGGACCTATTGTTGTTAATTCAATTTATATAAATGAAGCACTTATTAATCTAAAAATAAACAAATTTGGAGATGCTAATTATGATATTACTAAAACAAAGGAAAATATAGATATAAACACTGAAAAAAGCGAAGGTTTTACGCTAAACATTGAAGATTACGCTATAACAAAAAGTGTCTTAACCTATTTAGATGAAGGATCAAACACCAAACTTCATGTTACGGAATTAGATCATTCTGGAAGCGGAACGTTTTCGGAAAGTGTTTCAAAATTAAACACAAAAAGTGAAGCTAACGTTACATTAAGTCTTGACAATACTGAATATTTAAGCAATAACAGCGTAAAATTAGATGCTTTAATAGATCTTGATTTAAAAAACAGCAAATACACTTTTAAAGAAAACAAAGGTCTTATAAACGATTTGCCTTTAGAGTTCTCAGGCTATGTACAACTGGTAGAAGGCGGACAAAATATTGATATTGCTTTTGAGAACCCTGGTTCAAGTTTTAAAGATTTTCTAGCAGTTATCCCTAAAGTATATTCTAAAAACATTAGCGATGTTGAAACTAGTGGAAACTTTAAAGTAAGTGGAAAAATTAAAGGGTTGGTAACCGAAAAAACGATTCCAACTTTAGATATTAACATTGTATCTAACAATGCATCGTTTAAATATCCCGATTTACCAAAACGTGTTGAAAACATTAGCATTAATGCGGCCATAAAAAACACGACTGGTAATGTAGATGACACTTTTTTAGACTTAAAAACACTTAACTTTAAAATTGACGAAGACGAATTTAAGTCTTCAGTAGTTATAAAAAACCTTACCAAAAACATGCTTGTAAATGCTAATATTGATGGTGTTTTAAATTTAGCTAACATTACGAAAGCATATCCTGTAACTTTAAAAAACGAATTAAGCGGAATTATTAAAACAAAGCTAAATACTAATTTCGATATGAATGCCATTGAAACCAATGCCTACGATCGCATAAAAAACAATGGTAACATAAGCGTAAACGATTTTGTGTTTTCATCTGTAGATATTGTCAATCCGTTAAACATTTCTCAAGCTAATGTTAGTTTTAAACCTGGCACTGTAACTTTAGAAAACTTTAAAGCCACAACTGGCAAAACAGATTTAAATGCTACAGGAACCATTAATAATTTACTAGGTTTTTTATTGAGTGACAAGAAGCTAAAAGGTGATTTTAATGTGATTTCTAATAATTTCTTAGTTAGCGACTTTATGGTAGAAGGTGGAAGCGACAGACCTGTAAACCAAAGTACAGAACCAAACGATGCTCTTAAAATTCCTGCATTTATGGACTGCTCTATTACAGTTGATGCAAAAACGGTAGTTTACGATAATCTAACGCTTACAAACGTAAAAGGAAAATTATTAATTAAAGATGAAACTGCGAATTTACAAAACGTAACTTCTGATTTGTTAGGCGGAAAACTTAACATGACAGGCTTAGTCGATACTAAAAGCAAAACACCAACTTTTAATATGGATTTAGGCATGAGTAATTTTGATATCTCTCAATCTTTTAAAGATTTAGATATGCTTGAAAATTTAGCTCCAATTGCAAAAGTATTACAAGGAAAACTAAATAGCGCAATTACATTAAGCGGAACTTTAGGAGACGATTTTACACCTCTAATGAGTTCGATTTCCGGTGGTGCTTTAGCCGAATTATTAACCACTAAAGTGGAGCCCAAAAACGCTCCTTTATTTGATGCTTTAACTAGTAAATTAAGCTTTATAGATTTTGATAAGCTAGATTTAAAAGATTTAAAAACAGCTTTAAAATTTGAAAATGGTCGCGTAACACTTTCTCCTTTTAATATAAACTATAAAGACATTGACGTTACAGTTGCTGGAAATCATGGATTCGATAAATCTATGGATTACAATGTTATTTTTAATGTGCCTGCAAAATACTTAGGAGGTGAAGTAAATAGACTTATTGGAAAAATAAACGACAATGAAGTTAACAAAATAAGCATTCCTATAACCGCAAATTTAACAGGATCGTTTACAAGCCCTAAAGTGCAAACCGATTTAACAAGTGGAGTAAAAAATTTAACAACACAATTAATAGAAATTGAAAAACAAAAACTTCTTAATAACGGAAAAGATAAAATTAAAGATTTGTTAGGCATTAATGGAGGCAACCAAACGACAAACGGCAGTACTAACACTCAAACCGGATCTCCTGTTAAAAATGTTATAAATGATATTTTCTCAAGCGGGAATACACCAAGCACGAACCCAAGCGCACCAACAGATTCAACTAAGCAACCTGTTAATGTAGTAAAAGATGTTTTAGGTGGATTGTTTGGGAAAAGTAAGAAGAAAAAAGACACAATTAAACAGTAA